A DNA window from Drosophila pseudoobscura strain MV-25-SWS-2005 chromosome 2, UCI_Dpse_MV25, whole genome shotgun sequence contains the following coding sequences:
- the beat-Vc gene encoding uncharacterized protein beat-Vc isoform X1: MSPQSAVVLMLRLLGALLLATFNGWLPAEGLHLSSLSVPRIIDVAQKAKLFCSYEMGNRTLNSVKWYKDGLEFFRYSPLTPPTTNWFPVKGVTIAEGSSHCNQFICNVELEKLNIHSSGQYRCEVSGDAPEFKLIDQTANMTVGVLPKFDPFISGVRHAYKYHDTLMANCSSEWSSPAAKLMWYINNKTAPQHSLQPQVNEITRNVEGFPLFASNLQLRLHLDDQRFISKSEMLELRCGADIMGLASARRESRVRTTVLALKDAGTNQRFTENGSCISGRPASLAAWLLGLVQLMRWHRSQS; the protein is encoded by the exons TggctgccagcggagggactGCACCTGTCCAGCCTCTCCGTTCCGCGCATTATCGATGTGGCGCAGAAGGCGAAGCTGTTCTGCAGCTACGAAATGGGAAATCGGACGCTGAACTCCGTCAAATGGTACAAGGATGGGCTGGAGTTTTTCAG ATACTCGCCACTAACACCGCCGACAACAAATTGGTTCCCCGTGAAAGGTGTCACCATCGCCGAAGGTTCGTCGCATTGCAATCAATTCATCTGCAACGTGGAACTGGAGAAGCTCAACATCCACTCGTCCGGACAGTACCGATGCGAGGTGTCCGGCGATGCGCCCGAGTTCAAGCTGATCGATCAGACGGCCAATATGACAGTCGGTG TCCTGCCCAAATTCGATCCATTCATATCGGGTGTGCGCCACGCCTATAAGTATCACGACACCCTAATGGCCAATTGCAGCTCGGAATGGTCGAGTCCGGCGGCCAAACTCATGTGGTacatcaacaacaaaacg GCGCCCCAGCACAGCCTGCAGCCTCAAGTCAACGAGATCACACGCAACGTCGAGGGCTTCCCCCTGTTCGCCAGCAACCTGCAGCTGCGCCTCCACCTGGATGACCAGCGCTTCATCAGCAAGAGCGAGATGCTGGAGCTGCGATGCGGCGCGGACATCATGGGCCTGGCCAGTGCACGCCGCGAGAGCCGCGTTCGGACCACCGTCCTGGCCCTCAAGGATGCCGGCACCAACCAGCGCTTCACCGAAAACGGTTCCTGCATCAGCGGCCGCCCAG CCTCGCTGGCCGCCTGGCTACTGGGCCTCGTCCAATTGATGCGATGGCACCGCTCCCAGAGTTAG
- the beat-Vc gene encoding uncharacterized protein beat-Vc isoform X2, translating to MTVGVLPKFDPFISGVRHAYKYHDTLMANCSSEWSSPAAKLMWYINNKTAPQHSLQPQVNEITRNVEGFPLFASNLQLRLHLDDQRFISKSEMLELRCGADIMGLASARRESRVRTTVLALKDAGTNQRFTENGSCISGRPASLAAWLLGLVQLMRWHRSQS from the exons ATGACAGTCGGTG TCCTGCCCAAATTCGATCCATTCATATCGGGTGTGCGCCACGCCTATAAGTATCACGACACCCTAATGGCCAATTGCAGCTCGGAATGGTCGAGTCCGGCGGCCAAACTCATGTGGTacatcaacaacaaaacg GCGCCCCAGCACAGCCTGCAGCCTCAAGTCAACGAGATCACACGCAACGTCGAGGGCTTCCCCCTGTTCGCCAGCAACCTGCAGCTGCGCCTCCACCTGGATGACCAGCGCTTCATCAGCAAGAGCGAGATGCTGGAGCTGCGATGCGGCGCGGACATCATGGGCCTGGCCAGTGCACGCCGCGAGAGCCGCGTTCGGACCACCGTCCTGGCCCTCAAGGATGCCGGCACCAACCAGCGCTTCACCGAAAACGGTTCCTGCATCAGCGGCCGCCCAG CCTCGCTGGCCGCCTGGCTACTGGGCCTCGTCCAATTGATGCGATGGCACCGCTCCCAGAGTTAG